The window AAAGTCCTTCAATATTGATAGAATGTGGATTTTTATCAAATCCAGGTGAAGAAAAATTGTTAGCAGAAGAGAAATATCAAGAGAAAATAGCTTGGGCCGTATATATAGGAATAATAAGATATTTTAATGAAATAGAATTAGAAAATTCATATTGATGTGGATAAAGCTTGTGGATATATAAAAATACTGTGGATAATAAAATATTATGTAAATTACTTTTTTTTTAATATTATAAAATAGCAAAAGAATAGTTTACATAAGTTATCCACTATATAATGTGGATAATGTGGATAATGTGGATATAATTAAAAAAATAATTTAACAATTAAAAGTTAATTCTAGCTTGATAAAAAAATAACATAATTGTATACTTATTTTAGAAGACAATATAAGGAGGGGGTCAGATGATAGTTTTAAATGTTTGCATTGGCAGTGCCTGCCATCTGAAAGGATCATACAATGTGATCAATAAGTTTCAAGATATTATCAAGGATAAGGGATTAGAAGATGAAGTAGTTGTAAAAGCAGCATTTTGTTTAGGTGAATGTACAAAGGCAGTATCAGTAAAAATTGATGATGAAGAAACTATTTATTCAGTTAATGAAAAAACTGCAGAAGAATTTTTTAACCGCCATGTACTAGGGAGGTTGTAAATGTGGAGCTATTAAATTTTAACAAGGCGAACTGTAAGCATTGCTATAAATGTTTAAGGGTTTGTCCAGTTAAGGCTATAAAATTTAAGAATGACCAAGCAAGTATTGTTGAAGAAAGATGTATTGCTTGTGGTCATTGCTTTATAGCTTGTCCACAAAATGCAAGGAAAGTTGCAAGTGATTTAAATAGCATAAAATCTGCTATAGAAGATGGTAAAAAAGTGATTGCATCAGTAGCTCCATCCTATATTGGCGCTTTTCCCATGGAAAGGGGAGAACAGTTAGTTACAGCCTTAAAAAAACTAGGGTTTGTATATGTAGAAGAAACAGCTATAGGAGCTGATATAGTATCTTCACTATATGAGGAAGAATTGAGTAAAGGAACGAGAAAAAACATAATAACTACTGCTTGTCCTTCAGTGAACCTTTTAATTGAAAAATATTTTCCTTCTCTTACTAACTATATGCTGCCAATAGTTTCACCAATGTTAGCCCATGGGAAAATGATGAAAGAAACTTATGGATTAGATAGTTTTGTAGTATTTATTGGACCTTGCATAGCTAAAAAAGTAGAGGCCAATGAGGTACAACATGATGATATTGTTGATGCTGTTCTTACTTTTGAGGAATTAGAAATGTGGCTTAAAGATGAGAATATAAATTTATCTAAAGAAAAATTTACTCCATTTGATGATAGATCTACTGAAAGAGGTAGGGGCTATCCTATTGATGGCGGAGTATTGAAGAGTTTTGTTAAGGATAAAGACAATATAAAATATGATATCATAAATGTAGATGGTGTAGAAGAATGTATAGATTTTTTAGAAACACTATCTAGTGAAAATATAGAAGGCGTTTGTGTGGAAATGAATGCATGTCGTGGTGGATGCGTCAATGGACCAGGTATGCCTAAAAATGATTTAAGTAGATATAGAAGAGAAAAAAATGTTAAACAATATATAAAGTCAAGAGATAGAAGTTTTACTTATGAAAAGATAAAAGTACCACGAAACATTGATTTTGACAAAGTTTTTATGGATAAATCTTTTTATAGGCCAGAAATTACAGAAGAAGATATATTGACAGTACTTAGATCTATAGATAAATACAATGAAGCAGATGAATTAAACTGTAGTGCTTGTGGATATGCAACATGTAGAGAAAAAGCCCGAGCAGTTTTAGAAGGTATGGCAGAAACAAGTATGTGTCTTCCTTATATGAAGGGGAGGGCTGAAAGACTTTCAAACCATATATTTGAAAATAG is drawn from Sporanaerobacter acetigenes DSM 13106 and contains these coding sequences:
- a CDS encoding (2Fe-2S) ferredoxin domain-containing protein translates to MIVLNVCIGSACHLKGSYNVINKFQDIIKDKGLEDEVVVKAAFCLGECTKAVSVKIDDEETIYSVNEKTAEEFFNRHVLGRL
- a CDS encoding [Fe-Fe] hydrogenase large subunit C-terminal domain-containing protein, with amino-acid sequence MELLNFNKANCKHCYKCLRVCPVKAIKFKNDQASIVEERCIACGHCFIACPQNARKVASDLNSIKSAIEDGKKVIASVAPSYIGAFPMERGEQLVTALKKLGFVYVEETAIGADIVSSLYEEELSKGTRKNIITTACPSVNLLIEKYFPSLTNYMLPIVSPMLAHGKMMKETYGLDSFVVFIGPCIAKKVEANEVQHDDIVDAVLTFEELEMWLKDENINLSKEKFTPFDDRSTERGRGYPIDGGVLKSFVKDKDNIKYDIINVDGVEECIDFLETLSSENIEGVCVEMNACRGGCVNGPGMPKNDLSRYRREKNVKQYIKSRDRSFTYEKIKVPRNIDFDKVFMDKSFYRPEITEEDILTVLRSIDKYNEADELNCSACGYATCREKARAVLEGMAETSMCLPYMKGRAERLSNHIFENSPNAIFVIDGNLNIVEFNPVCEKVFNVKAKDVIGSPISIVIDDNIFEKVKETREDIILQKVFYKKQGIVLIQNIIHIENEDAMLVIMTDITSAEKDREELDRIKKNTLDAAQDVIEKQMRVAQEIAGLLGETTAETKVVLTKLKELVLKDGDIK